Genomic DNA from Candidatus Sulfurimonas marisnigri:
GCTCTTTAAATACAAGTACTACCCCATCGTGCAGATATAAAACGGTTCCACTCTCTTCTGGGGTTGCTTCTTTGAAGCATACATAGCCTTTGTTGACAACTATAGGCTCATAAAATATTTCATTATTTTTAAGAGTATGTATTAGCCCGATTCCGCCTATGTAATATTTTAATTCAACATCGCCGCCAACGTAGTCTAGATTAGGGTCAACTACATATTCTGGAAAATATTTTTTTAAAATTCTGATAAATGCCCTTCTGCTAATAAAATTTCTTGGCAATCTTTCTAGATTTTGATTATAGTTTGGATAAGAAGAGTGCTGGCCTAGCTTCAGATTGCCATCAGTCTTGCCTCTTTTTATTAAATTCATAAATAACTCATCCCCATACTGCTGCGGCTGAAATTACAGTCATAATAAACAAAGCAATTCCTGGCAGAATATTCAATGTCGTCTTTTCGACCATGCATCTTTCTATAAGCTTTTCTCTATAGGATAAGTTTAATCGAATTATGAAAATCCATAAAATAAACCCAACAGCAAATACAAAAAACATTGCTACTCCTAGCATCTTCATACTTCATTCCTCTTTTTGTAGCTTAGCTACATATTTTTAATTTCTAATAATTCTACTTTATTTTTTCCTATACTTGCTTTTTACAATTCCGCCTTTAGGGCACGAATAGTCCGATAACCGGTTGCTCTCAGTAAAGTATTGGTTATACTTCTCTTTGCTCCATTCCTTACTGTTGCCGCTTTTATTTTTAGCAACTTTCTCCTCCATTTTTTTCTTATTCTTGTTCATGTTTTTTAAATTTCTAGTTAAATTCTTAGCTTCTCGTTCTTCTTTAGTAAGTGCTTTCTTTTTTTTCATCTTTGACCCATCGTTTGATTAGCTATAGTGCTGACCTAGCTTCATGTTGCCATCAGCACTACCTCTTTGTGTTAAATTCATAAATCACCCACCCCATGTCATTCCGGCTGAAATTGCCATAACAATAAATAAAACAATTCCCAGCATGATATTAAAAAATACTTCCTCACCCAAAAATTGTCTTTTTATGAAATTTTCTTTACTTGAAATGCGTAATAACATTCTGAAGAGTCAAAAAATAAATCCAGCAAGGGCACCAAAAAATAATATTATCCCTGTTAATTGCATTCTTATCTCCTATTTAAATATTATCTGGAAGATTTTGAGGAAGTAATCCATCATCAATACTATTTTTTCTTGCGTACGCATTTAGCTCTTTAACATGACTATTCAAATTACTTCTCCTTGTATAAACTGTTAATATAATGCGATTTTCTCTAAGCCATTAAATAACAATAGAGTAAATCGCACAGCAAACCCACGATAGTGGGTTGTAATAAAACTATAACGAAAATATACTTGCTTTTAAATAAACATGAAAGTTTTAACATGCAAGAATCTATCATATTTTCTGATAAAGAGATATTATTAATGTATAAAAATATTGGAAAAAATGTTAAGAAATGCAGAGAAGAAAAAGGCTTAAGTCAACTTCAGCTATCACACAGTATGGGGTACAGTTCAGTTAGTTTAGTTTCCGCTGCTGAATTGGCTAGCGATAATAAACACTTCAATTTAGAGCATCTTTACAAAATCTCTAAAATACTAGATATTGAGCTCTCTTATTTAATATCAGTAAATGCTGCCGAATAGTACTCAAAAACTGCAGTGTTTCTTTCACACTTAGATTTTGAATCTCCACTTTCATAAATTGATCTAATGTCTGAATACTAAAGTTAAAAGTGTTTGTTTTTCTTATTGTTTTGTTTTACCTCTATCAACAGGCGTTAAAGGTTTGTCTAACATCTCTTTCGTAACACCTTTGCTATGAGCATTGTAAGCCCATCTTGCAAATTGTGCTAATAATGCTTCATTTTCAAAATTTAATCTATCATTTTCAGCTTCTAAACGCTTTACTTTCTGTATCAATGCGGCTACTTCAGCACTCATGTTTGGAAGTTCTTTTATAGTAGTTGATACTCTATCTTTTGTCAAGTTATATGCATCTTTAATTCGTTGATGCTTGCCAAGTGTTTGACGTGTATATTTATTTTTAGTTCTAAACTCTATCTCGTCAATTAATTTATCCCAGGTTAACTTTCCTGACCACCCATCAAGAATTTTTACAATCTTTTCAATAAGTTCATCTGTAAGGTTTTCAGATCTAGTATGTTTTGAATTTTGGCTCATGGTTTTCCTATTTAACTCAATAATTTTTTTATTTCATCAAACTCAATTGATTCTATTTTTTCTTCTTTTCTTCTTTTTGCTTGTTCAATTGAAGATGTTACAGGTATGTTTGATAGCTGAATAAACGAGCCTTCAGGAACATTGGGGTCATCTAGAATTTTACAAATCTGATTTAGCCTATCTAATACTATTGTATGATGTTCAACCCATTTATTGCTTCCATAGTATTTCTTTTCGAGAGCATTTTTAGCTTTTTCTAAAAGCTTTTCAGTTTCATCTCTAAGGTATCTGATTTTATTATTTCTTTTTGTATCACCTTTTATGCATACCTGTTCTGTACAGCTCATACAGTCTCTATGAAGTTGGCATGGTGTCATAGTATAATCATGTATACATACACCATATTCAGTGAGATGAGCTGTCCTTATTTTGAGTATTGCATATTCATCTCTAGAAATAACAACCTTCTTTTTTAGATCATCAATATTAGCTAGTGGACCAATCATAGAATGTTCATCACCAACTGCTTCTCTTAGGCTTAACAGCATTTCATCAGCACTTAGATGATCATATGCGTTATTTTGTTGAACATCAAGCCTACCTGACCATTTTGCTATATCTAGTTGACTAGCTCCACCTTTTTGAGCTAGTGTGTTTAAGTAGTGTCTAAATTGATGAGACGTGGCTTTGATTGGACTGCCATCTTTTTCTTTATAGCCAAACATTTCAAAAAGTGAAGATTTTGAATCTCTTGCTCCTAAAGCATCTGAAATAAATTGATGTGTAAAAGGTTCTACTGTAGGGACAATTACATCTCTTTGATGGTTATACTCATACTTTCTTTGTATGATTAGCGTTTGAGAATATTTTAATCCGATTTCGGTATTTACATAAGGAAAATTATTTGGTA
This window encodes:
- a CDS encoding helix-turn-helix domain-containing protein, yielding MQESIIFSDKEILLMYKNIGKNVKKCREEKGLSQLQLSHSMGYSSVSLVSAAELASDNKHFNLEHLYKISKILDIELSYLISVNAAE